Proteins from a genomic interval of Heteronotia binoei isolate CCM8104 ecotype False Entrance Well chromosome 5, APGP_CSIRO_Hbin_v1, whole genome shotgun sequence:
- the LOC132571499 gene encoding ubiquinol-cytochrome-c reductase complex assembly factor 5 — protein MLAKHKIRKLLHMVPGKKRFGVYRFLPFFFILGGAMEWFMINVRIGKETFYDVYRRKQSERQHESLEQR, from the exons ATGCTGGCTAAGCATAAAATAAGGAAGTTATTGCACATGGTGCCAGGAAAAAAGCGCTTTGGTGTGTATagatttcttccttttttctttatcCTTGGAGGTGCTATGGAGTGGTTTATGATCAATGTCCGAATTGGAAAAGAGACATTTT aTGATGTTTACCGTAGAAAGCAATCTGAAAGACAGCATGAAAGTTTGGAACAAAGATGA